In Chionomys nivalis chromosome 24, mChiNiv1.1, whole genome shotgun sequence, one genomic interval encodes:
- the Lxn gene encoding latexin → MEIPATHYAASRAASVAENCINYQQGTPHKVFQVQTVQQASKEDIPGRGHKYRLKFSVEEIIQKQVTVNCTAEVLYPQTGQGAAPEVSFTFDGEIGKNPDEEDNTFYQRLMSMKEPLQAQNIPDSSGNVSPQMKPVRHLAWVACGYIMWQNSTEDTWYKMAQIQTVKQVPRNDDFIELDYTILLHDIASQEIIPWQMQVLWHPQYGTKVKHNSRLPKDLGAE, encoded by the exons ATGGAGATCCCAGCCACCCACTATGCCGCCTCCAGGGCCGCCTCGGTGGCGGAGAACTGCATCAACTACCAGCAGGGGACCCCGCACAAGGTGTTCCAGGTGCAGACCGTCCAGCAGGCCAGCAAGGAG gaTATTCCAGGAAGAGGGCACAAGTATCGCCTTAAATTTTCTGTGGAAGAAATTATCCAAAAA CAGGTTACAGTGAACTGCACAGCAGAAGTCCTTTACCCGCAGACAGGACAAGGTGCTGCCCCAGAGGTCAGCTTCACGTTTGACGGAGAAATCGGCAAGAACCCGGATGAAGAAGATAACACATTTTATCAAAGGCTTATGTCTATGAAGGAACCACTACAAGCACAAAACATTCCAG ACAGCTCTGGAAATGTGTCTCCACAAATGAAGCCAGTTCGCCACTTAGCCTGGGTCGCCTGTGGTTACATAATGTGGCAGAATTCGACCGAAGACACATGGTATAAGATGGCACAGATCCAAACGGTCAAGCAAGTg CCAAGAAATGATGACTTCATTGAATTAGATTATACCATTCTACTCCATGACATTGCGTCACAG GAGATCATTCCCTGGCAAATGCAAGTTTTGTGGCATCCACAGTACGGTACAAAAGTCAAGCACAACAGCCGCCTCCCGAAGGACCTGGGAGCGGAGTAA